A window from Festucalex cinctus isolate MCC-2025b chromosome 12, RoL_Fcin_1.0, whole genome shotgun sequence encodes these proteins:
- the stac gene encoding SH3 and cysteine-rich domain-containing protein isoform X2, whose protein sequence is MIPPANSAQEESSGGKEDEQNETPKSPSNTSNQETKLQKLKRSLSFKTKSIRSKSADNFFRSSGDNKTELLSDVSGSTGHLYNIGMAPPHITTGPHIPPVPPAIPCAPPPTSRSQARNPMQVDSAGHCFMEHIFKKPTFCDVCNHMIVGTTAKHVVFLAGNTAKHGLRCKACKMSLHHKCENGVGQQRCMGKLPKGFRRYYSSPLLIQEQYGCIKEVMPIACGNKVDPVYEALRFGTSLAQKAKRASGSESPQRNSASDLDNVPEEATAHGSRQALTRKHSDDVFAVLENGAELYHHQSERTHHNSELEESEDALQLNTYVALYSFTAQESHDLEMRAGDRILLVDDTNDDWWKGVIEDRIGFFPASFAHQLRAGDQVFRCNRTFIGCREQGQITLKEGQICVSDEDESNGFIRVASGKKRGFVPCDVLDIM, encoded by the exons CTCCAGAAGCTGAAGCGCTCATTGTCCTTCAAAACCAAGAGCATCCGCAGCAAGAGCGCCGACAACTTCTTCCGGAGCAGCGGCGACAACAAGACGGAGCTGCTCTCCGACGTGAGCGGCAGCACGGGCCACCTGTACAACATCGGCATGGCGCCGCCGCACATCACCACCGGCCCGCACATCCCGCCCGTGCCCCCTGCCATCCCCTGCGCGCCTCCGCCCACGTCGCGCTCCCAGGCGCGCAACCCGATGCAGGTGGACTCGGCCGGGCACTGCTTCATGGAGCACATCTTCAAGAAGCCCACCTTCTGCGACGTTTGCAACCACATGATCGTAG GTACCACGGCCAAGCACGTGGTCTTCCTGGCGGGCAACACGGCCAAGCACGGCCTGCGCTGCAAAGCCTGCAAGATGAGCCTCCACCACAAGTGCGAGAACGGCGTCGGGCAGCAGCGCTGCATGGGCAAACTG CCAAAAGGTTTTCGGCGATACTACAGCTCGCCGTTACTGATCCAGGAACAGTACGGCTGCATCAAAGAAGTCATGCCAATTG CTTGCGGCAATAAAGTGGACCCCGTCTACGAGGCGCTCAGGTTTGGGACGTCATTGGCCCAAAAGGCCAAACGGGCCAGTGGCTCGGAGTCGCCACAAAGAAACTCG GCCAGTGACTTAGATAACGTTCCGGAAGAGGCGACGGCTCATGGCAGCAGACAAGCGTTGACAAGAAAACACAGCGATGATG TTTTCGCAGTCCTTGAGAACGGGGCTGAACTCTACCACCATCAGTCAGAGAGAACACACCACAATTCTGAG CTGGAAGAGAGCGAAGATGCACTGCAGCTCAACACCTACGTGGCCTTGTACAGTTTTACTGCCCAAGAGAGCCATGACCTGGAGATGAG GGCGGGAGACCGAATTTTGCTTGTTGATGACACCAATGATGATTGGTGGAAG GGGGTTATTGAGGACAGGATCGGTTTCTTCCCTGCATCCTTTGCTCATCAATTGCGGGCGGGAGACCAGGTTTTTAGGTGTAACCGGACGTTCATCGGCTGCCGGGAGCAGGGCCAGATCACGCTGAAGGAGGGACAG ATTTGCGTGAGCGACGAGGACGAAAGCAACGGCTTCATCAGGGTGGCGAGCGGCAAGAAGCGAGGCTTCGTGCCCTGCGATGTCCTCGACATCATGTGA